The sequence ACTCAGTGTATCAACCTTGTCTATGTCTATGCCTTCAAGATCTTTATAAGATGAAGCTCTAAGAATAATTTTTTGCTTAGCACATTTTTTATTCTCATAAGGAGTCAAGATATCTTTTTTCTTTGTATCAATATTAACTCCCTTGAAATCTTTTTTCAGAAGCTCCTCTATAAGATCTCTTCTTAAGGATTTAAGCTCCTTAACTGGTATGAAAGCATCTTCATCCACATCAAGTACAGCTTCTGTAACATATAAAAAATCTATACCAGTTTTTATGATAGGATCAGTAATTTTTTCTCTATCTAGTGAAGCTGTCTTTGCTTTTTGAACTATGTATTCAGACTCTTTGGTATATTCTTCATTCATATAATGAAGCGTTAAAATTATTTTTTCGCCTATCTTTGCTTTTAAATCAAAGCTAATATTCTTCTTTGCAAATGAAAAATCATTAAGTTCAAAGCCGCCTTCAAAGTGTTTCTTTTCTTTAATAAGCATATTGTCCATCTTATCTTTTAAGATATGCCCCTTAGTAAAGCCTCTGTTAAAGACTTCATCAAGTTTATGCTCGCTCTCAAAGCCTAGAATTTTATCCTTATATAGTTTAGTCACCAGATAAACATAAGAAGGATTCTTCATGCGGCCCTCTATCTTTAAACTATCGACAGTGCCAATAAGCTTATCAAGAGAGTCCAAAGTGTTTAGGTCATACTCCGATATAGCATAAACCTTTTCACTAAGTAGTCTTCCCTCGCTATAGACGTCGTACATCTTGCGGCATGGCTGTGCACATGTGCCGCGGTTACCGGACCTCTCACCTATAAGTGAGCTCATTAAGCATTGACCAGAGACTGCGTAGCAAAGCGCTCCATGAACAAAGGCCTCAAGCTCTATATCTTTCTCGGCAGCCTTCTCTAAGAATCTGTAGTCCTTCTCACGTGCTATGACCGCTCTTTGAAAGCCATTCTCAATTGCCCAGTCTATACTTGCAAGGTTTGCTATGTTTAGCTGTGTTGACGCATGCACCTCAACGCCTGGTAAATATTTTTTAACAAGCGAAATCAAACCAAGATCAGTAATTATAAAAGCGTCGACACCCATGTTCTTGTAATGCTCTATCAAGAATAAGGCGTCAACTACTTCCTTGTCATCTAAAATAATATTTACTGTCATGCAAAGTTTGATCTCGTAAAGCTTTGCAAGCTCTATCATAGACTTTATCTCGTCATCTGTAATTCCTTTAGCAAAGCGTCTTGCGTTGAAATTTTCACTTCCAAAATAAACCTCATCAGCACCCGCTTTAAGCGCTGCAATGAACGCTTCGTAGGTGCCGACAGGGCTTAGTACTTTTGTCTTTTTATTTAACATTATTGTTCTTATTTTTTGAATTGTTATCGATTTTTGTATTTTTTGCGTCAGCGTCTTGTGAATTTGTTCCTTCTTTAATGCGGCTTAGCTGTTGATAAAGGTCTTCAGTGTTTAACTTTGTCTTAACAAGCTCGTCCGCCTTGTTATTAAGCTCTTCTTGAAGCTTTTCTATCTTATTAAGAGCTTCTTGATATGCTTCGTTGAGATCCATGTACTCTTGAGACTTATTTATAGGAGTGCTCTCATACTCACTTAGCTTCTTTTGAGCTTTAAATAATTCATCAGTTACGTTGACAGTCGCAAGGGTTGTTGCCATAAGCGAGTCAAGTCTTGGATTATTAGCTAAAAGATCCTTTATTAACTTATTAACATAGTATGCAATATCTGATACATACTTTTCATCATACTCCGAACGAATATTAAAATCTCTTCCGTTTATATGAACGGTTACTCTCTCTGGCATATCCTACCTCCTTACTTTCTTAAGATGGCAGCGAATTTATCTTCAAGTGAAGCTAAAATTTCGCTCTCAACCTTTTGTATATCTTTATCTTTAAGAGTCTTTTCGCCTTGATACTTGATCTTGAAAGCTAGTGACTTCTTGTCAGCTCCAAGTTTATCTGACTTGTATACGTCAAAAATTTGTACATCTTTAACGATATCAAAGCCGTGCGATAAAATTTCTTTTTTAACATCGCCAAATGGCACAGCGTCATCTATAACTATAGCGTAGTCTCTCTTAACTGCAGGGAATTTATTTATCTTGACATATTTTCTCTCTAGATTAACTAGTGGATATATCTTTTCTAAGTCAAGCTCCATTACATAAACATCTGTCTTTATTGAGAAGTTATCGCAAACAGCGTAGTCAACTTGACCAAGGCTTGCAAATTTTTCACCATTGACGTAAAAGTCTGCGCTTCTTCCCTTGTGGAATATACTTGTCTCGCTACTTCTCTTTACTTCGTAATCTTCTATAGCAAGTCCCTCTAGTATCTTAACTAAAACGTCCTTAATCATGTAGAAGTCACCATAACCGTAGAAGCCTACAGACATAGTCTTGTTCTCAATATACTTGCTGCCTTCTTTTTCAAATGTGTTTCCAAATTCAAAGAAAGCACCTTTTTCGTTCATATTGTTGATGTTTAGTGATAAAACTTTAAGCATGTTTGCGATAAGCGTTGTCCTCATCGCTCTAAAGTCTTCACCAAGTGGATTGATCAGCTCAATATATTTTCTAAACTCATGATTCTCTTTTAAATTTAATGCATCATAGTTCTTTGGACTGATGAATGAATAAGTTAGTATCTCATCCATGCCTTGACCTATAAGCAAAGTCTTGATGTGTTTATCGATTTGTCTCTTGTAGTCAAGCATACCAACTGATGTCTCTGACTTGATAGGCTTTGCTTCGATATTGTGGAAGCCATAGATACGTCCAACTTCTTCAGCTATATCTTCTTCAATAGCAAGGTCTGTTCTGTAATATGGTGACTTCGAAATTAGAAGTCCATCTTCATACTTTGTTTCAATGCTAAGCCTTGATAGATTATCAAGCATAGTCTCAACACTTAAGTCGCTTCCAAGCAAATTATTAATTCTAGCTGGATCAGACTTAATCACTTCATCTTTTTCTTCATAGTTAACGATGTCATAATAACCATCGACTAATGTACCAACGCCAAGTAGCTCTATTAGATAAGCAGCTCTATCAACTGCCTTCTTAGCCATTAAAGGTGAAATTCCTTTTTCAAATCTATTAGAAGCTTCAGTTCTTAAACTAAGTCTCTTTGATGTATATCTTATTTGAGATCTGTTAAAGCTTGCGCCTTCAAGCATGATAGTCTCAGTTGCATCTGTGATAGATGAGTCAAGTCCGCCCATGATGCCACCTAGTGCAAGGTTCTCACTTCCATCTGTAATAACAATGTCTTCAGGCTTTAAATCTCTTTCTACTTCATCAAGTGTAGTGAACTTTTCTTCTTTAGCATTCTTTACATGAATTTCATTAGTTTTAATTGTGTTCACATCGAAAGCATGAAGCGGCTCTCCAAGTTCAAGCATTACATAGTTTGTAATATCAACGATATTATTGATAGGTCTAACGCCAGACTCCATAAGTCTTTGTTGCATCCAAAGTGGAGATAAAGCAATCTTTACATCTTTTACGACTCTTGCGCAATATCTTAAGCAGTCCTTTGTATCGATAGTGATATCTTTAATGTATTTTTTGATATCATCAGAGTCTTTTGCTTCACTATACACAGGCTCTTTCAAATCTGTATTAAATGTAGCCTTTGCTTCCCTAGCCATACCTAAAACGCTTAGGCAGTCAGGCCTGTTTGGTGTAATCTCTATATCTAAAACTTTTTCATCTAAGGCTAAAACTTCTCTTATATCTTTGCCTATAGGAGTGTCCTCATCAAGAATTAAAACTCCTTCAGCTACTTTTTTATTAATTACATTTGTATCGTATCCAAGTTCAGCTAGTGAGCAGAACATACCATATGAAACTACTCCTCTAAAGTCGTGCTCTTCAATTTTATTTCCGCCAGCAATTATTGCTCCAACTGTTGCAAGCGGAACTATGTCGCCTTCTTTAACATTTGGTGCGGCAGTAACTATAACTACTTCACCCTTGCCATCATCTACGTAGCACACTCTTAATTTATCAGCATCTGGATGCTTTTCTATGCGTTTAATTTTGACAGTGATAACGCCTTCAAGGCCTTTAAACGAGTCAACAATACCATCTACATGAGAACCTGTTAAAGTGATGTCTTCAGCTAGCTTTTTATTGTCACAATCAATATTTACATAATCTTTTAGCCATCTAATTGGTAATAACATATCGTCCTCCTAAAACTCATCTAAAAATCTTTGATCGTTTTCGTAAAGCAATCTTATATCATTGATGCCGTACGAAACCATTGTAATTCTGTCTACGCCAAAACCAAAGGCAAAGCCAGAGTACTTCTTTGGATCTATGCCGCAGTTTCTAAGTACATTTGGATGCACCATGCCGCAGCCTAGTAATTCCATGGACCAGCCAGTTCCACCGCAGAATTCGCATCCTTCGCCACCGCACTTGTGACAAGTTACGTCAACTTCCATGCTTGGCTCTGTGAATGGGAAGTGATGCGGTCTATATCTTGTTTGTATCTTCTCTCCTAAAAGTTCTCTAACAAATTGATCTATAGTAAACTTTAAATTTGCAAGAGAAATATTCTCTCCAACTACAAGACCTTCCATTTGGTAGAACATTGGTGAGTGAGTGTTATCAACATCATCGAATCTAAAAGTTCTTCCGCATGAAACCATCTTTAGTGGTGCTCCATACTTTTTCATAGCTCTAATTTGTACTGGTGATGTTTGTGTTCTTAATAATGTTTCTTTATCTATATAGAAAGTATCAGACATATCTCTTGAAGGGTGATCTTGTGGCGCATTAAGTAAGTCAAAGTTGTTTTCTACAGTTTCAATCTCAGGTCCTTCTATAACCTTAAAACCCATCCTCATAAATAAGTCTTCAAGTTTTTCCTTTACCTTGATTAATGGATGCTCGTGTCCAAGTGAAACTATATCTTTGTCAATACTTATGTCCAAAGTCTCTTCATCTAATCTTTTTTCTCTTTCAAGAGCGTTTAAGCTGTCAAATTTGTTCTTAAGTAGAGCTTCAATGTCTTCTCTAACCTCATTAGCAAGTTGACCCATAACAGGCCTTTCTTCAGCTGATAGCGAGCCCATCTTCTTAAGTATGGCTGTTAAGTCGCCTTTCTTACCTAAGAATTTAACTCTTAGCTCTTCTAAACTCTTTAAGTCTTTTGCTTCTTCAATCAAAGCTTTGGCTTCGCCTTTAATTTTTAATAGTTCTTCTTTCATATGCTTCCTCCGATACTTTTATTATACCACATATTGTTAGTCTTGCATTAAATATCTTTCGTATATAATAATAGAGCTTGCTACAGCTAAATTAAGTGATTCGAGCCTTCCAGTATTGGCTATGGTGATCGTGTCATCACTCATCTTAAAAGCTTCATCCGTTAAGCCACTACCTTCATTACCCATAAGTATAAAGGCCTTCTCATCTGTATAGCCTATGGCCTTGCCTCGTGGTGATGTAGAGTAAACTTTGTAGCCATGCTCTTTAAATTTATTTATTATGCTTAGATCCTCATAGTGAACATCAACTAAGAAGATGGCTCCCATAGACGCGCGTAAAACTTTTTCGTTATAAACGTCACATGAGTTCTTAGACAAGATAAGTGTCCTTACATCAAAGGATGCCGCGCTTCTAATTATCGTTCCTAAATTGCCTGGATCTTGTATATCTTCCAAGTACAAAACTGTTTTTTCATCAAAATCATATTCTTCGTTTATGTTTTCTTTACAAACGGCGATTATGCCTTGAGATGTAACAGTATCTTGAAGACTTTTAAATAAATTGTTTTCAATTCTTACAATATCATAAGACTTATCAGATATGTATTCATCGTCAAAGTCTTCGTTAATAAGTATGTACACTATAGACGCACAGCGTTCTATAGCTTCATAAACCAATCTTTTACCTTCAAGCACAAACATAGAATTCTTCTTTCTATATTTTGCTTTCTTTAAGGAGTTAATCAGCTTATAAATTTTGTTGTCCTTAGATGTGATAAGGCTACTTCTCATTTTGAGAGTCCTTTTCCAAGGCACTTATATCATCAACTTGGCCAAGAAGCACCAAAACATCTCCAGCTTCAAGACCCTTGTCAGGTTTCGGTGAAACATCAATCTTGTCCTCGTTCTTGATAGCGATAACGTTAACACCGTAGATATTTCTTAATTTAATATCAAGTAGTGACTTACCTATCCACGACTTAAGTATCCTAACTTCGGCGATGGAATACTCACTAGAAAGTTCGATGTAGTCAATGATGTTTTTAAATGTTAGGTTATGTGCAAGCCTTGTACCCATATCTCTTTCAGGAAATATAATCTTGTTTGCGCCTATCTTAGATAGTACCTTACCATGTGACTCACTAGTAGCCTTGGCAATGATTGTTTTAATGCCAAGCTCCTTACATGTAAGAGTCGCAATGATACTTGCTTCAAGGTCTGAACCTATGCTAATGATGGCAACATCAAAGTTTGATAGACCTATCTCCTTAAGTGCCATCTCATTTTTCGCATCCGCTTCAATAGCGTGAGTAACATAGTCAGCAACTTCACTTACTAAAGCTGGGTCGTAGTCTATAGCTAAGACCTCGTGACCTATCCTTGAAAGCTCCTTCGAAAGTGCCATACCAAATCTTCCAAGTCCAATTATTACAAATGATTTCATATATCCTCCTATCCAACCATAAGGTTGCCTGGTGCATTTCTATAATCTCTCTTCTTGTTTTTCCTTGCAAAAGCGTATGCCATGGTAAGTGGTCCAACCCTGCCTATATACATAGTAAGAGTTATTATCAGTCTTCCAAGAGTGCTAAGCTTTTCAGTTACGCCTATAGTCAAGCCGACAGTACCGAAGGCCGATGTTGATTCGAAAAGTAGATTTATAAACTTTATAGAACTGTCAGTAATAGTTAGTATGATAGCTGTTGAAAAAACTATAGCTAAGCCTATCAAAAATATCGATACAGCTCTCTTAATAGTTTCGAATGGCAGTCTTCTCTTTAGACAGTTAACATCTTCCTCGCCCTTTACTACTGATATAGTTGTTAATAAAAGACAAGCGAATGTTGTTGTCTTAACACCACCTGCTGTTGAGCCCGGCGAGCCGCCTATAAACATAAGCATTATAGTTGAGAATATAGTTGTCTCTCTAATCTTTGACATATCTACAGAATAGAAGCCTGCAGTTCTTGGCGAGACACTTTGGAAAAGTGAGTTCGCAAGTCTTTGTGGAAAGCTCATAGCTGCTAAAGTGCCAGGATTTGTACTTTCAAATAGCAAAAAGCTAAGTGTGCCTATGAGTAAAAGTGATCCTGTCATAATTAGTACCACTTTAGAGTGAAGTGTTAGCTTTCTTAATCTGTCCTTAGCTAATAGGTCTGCATAAACAGTAAAGCCTAGTCCGCCAAATATTATTAATACAGACAGTACTAATAAGACATAGTAATCATGTTGAAAGCTAAGCAAGGAGTCACCAAGTATATCAAAGCCCGCGTTGCAGTATGCGCTAATTGAGTGGAATATACTAAATGCCACACCCTTTCCTAGTCCATACATAGGTACAAAGCGAAGTGAAAGTAGAATTGATCCCATCATCTCAAGAAAGAAAGTGTAGCCAATAACCTTCTTTGTTAGCTTAACTATGCCCTGTATAGATTCAGTATTTAGTTGCTCCTTAATCATAAGTCTTTCCTTAAAGGAAATCTTCTTACCCATAATGATGTAGCCAACAGTTGCAAGTGTCATTATGCCAAGGCCGCCAAACTGTATCAAGGTAATGATGACAAGTTGACCAAAAGGCGTAAAATCCTTAGCAGTATTAAGAACTGTAAGGCCTGTTACACACACAGCAGATGCTGATGTGAACAAACTATTGACATAGCCTATGGCTTTGCCACTAGACGAGGCAATAGGTAAGTTTAAAAGCACACTGCCTATAATGATTAAGGATAGAAAACCCAGTGCCAATACTTGTGGTGGGTTTAATGTATCTTTAAATAGTTTTTTTCTTATTTCCATAAATACATTTTACTACAAATCAAGAATTTTTGCCATATAGAAAAGAAAAAGTTCCCATAAATGAGAACTTTAAGCATTCTTTGCCATATCAACTAAATTCTTAAAGCTTTCTTTATCATGAATAGCCATTTCGGAAAGCATTTTTCTGTTTATGTCAATATTTAATTTCTTTAAACCACCGATAAATTTGCTATAGCTCATATCGTTTACTCTGCATTCAGCATTGATTCTAGCTATCCAAAGTTTTCTGAAGTCTCTCTTTCTGTTCTTTCTACCGATATATGCATAGCTTAGTGACTTCATAACTGCTTCGTTAGCAGTTCTAAATAGCTTGCTCTTTGCGCCGAAATATCCTTTAGCTTGTTTTAAAACTTTTTTATGATTCTTTTTTGCATTTACTGCTCTTTTAACTCTAGCCATATTTATCCTCCTATTACAATATCATAGAGTCGATTCTCTTTTGATCGCCCTTTGATACTAATGATCCTTTTCTTAAGTTTCTTACTCTCTTTGCAGATTTCTTTCCTGTTAAGTGTCCTTTGTATGCTTTAAATCTTTTTAATTTACCAGAGGCTGTTCTTTTAAATCTCTTTGCAGACGCTCTGTGTGTTTTCATCTTTGCCATTTGTATTCCTCCTAATTTTTATTATTTTGAGCAACAGTCATAGACATGTTTCTTCCTTCTAACTTAGGTGCTTTTTCAACCATAGCTTCAGGACCTAATAGCTCTATAAATTGATCAAGAACTTCTCTTCCAAGCTCAGTATGTCCCATCTCTCTACCTCTAAAGCGAACGGACACCTTAACCTTGTCTCCATTTTGAATAAACTTTAATGTTGTTCTAGCTTTAACATTTAAGTCGTGATCTTCAATGTTTGGAGTCATTCTGATCTCTTTAATATTGATAACTTTTTGTTTCTTCTTTGCTTCCTTGTTCTTCTTTTGAAGTTCATATCTGTACTTACCGTAGTCCATGACCTTACAAACAACAGGGTCAGCATTCGGAGAAACCATTACAAGGTCCAATTTAGCATTTTGTGCTATCTCTAAAGCCTTATCGTTGTCGACAATACCATATTGAGTTCCGTCTTCACCAATAAGTCTTACTTTTGGATTTCTAATCTCTTCGTTGATTAGTAGCTCTTTAATTGTTTACACCTCCATTAAAAAAACGGGCATGAAAAAATGCCCGTACAATACAATTAATTAACCTTATGAACAACCGGTTATAAGGTGAGAAAGCATTTTCTTCTTGTTTTATTATTCTTTACTCATATAGTATATACTCACGCAGAACGTTTGTCAAGTACTTTTTTTGTTTTCACAAAATATTTTTTGCTATGACAATGCTGCCTCGCTTATACTATATGTTTATATTAACATTAATGAGTCCACTTGTCAAGTCGTCGTGACTGATGATGAAGCATATCCTTTCGTCTCTAGTCTCATTTAAGTAATCGTATATCTCTTTCGTTGATTCCTTGTCAATGTTTGAGCATATCTCATCCAAAACTAATACGTCAGGATTTTTTAGTAATGACCTTGCAAATGATATCTTTTGCTTTTCTCCTCCAGATAGATTTGAGCCGCCCATAAGTATATCATCATCAAGGGACTTCTTCTCAAGTATAGATCTGATGAATTGATTTTCTTCTAAGTCGATGTGACTGCCATCATCAAAATCAAGTAGAAGGTTCTTCCTTAGTGAGCCGTTGACTATAGGCGCGTTTTGCACTACATATTCAATACGATCTCTTATGTCTTCGTTTTTGCACTTGTCGATATCTATGCCATTCACTTTAATTATCTTAACGTCTCTAAATTTTACTAGGCTTTTGGCAAATGTACTCTTGCCACTACCATTGGCTCCGTTGATTCTAACTATGTCGCCCTTCTTAAGCCTTGCCTTTGCGTTAAAGTCAAGCTTCATATCTTTGATATTTATACCATTGACATCAAGTTCTATATCATTTATTGCATCAATAGCTTCTTTCCCATCACTTTCTTTATTTGAAATGAGTTCTTTTTCAAAATCTTTTGCTATATCAAAATTTCTCTTTTCGATATTTGAATTAGTTATGGTCGAGACATTAGCAAAGTAAAGTGGGAAGATTAAAGTAACGAGTATGATTGAGTAAATGCTGCTGCTATGCGCCATGTAGTCATAAACAACTATCAGTAAAAGAAGTGTTTTTATAATCTCGTTAATGCCTTCTAAGACCACTGTCATCGACTGAGCGTATTCATTGACCCTTGCCATGCTACCATAAACCTTTTCTGTCGCTGGTTCTAATTTATTGTAAATCACAGACTTATCAGAAAGCTGCTTTACATAGTCAACTTCTTGTACATAAGAAAGTATCTCTTGAAAGCCCATGCCAGTCATCTTTTGCATCTCTTCAGACTTTTTCTTAAGCTTCTTATTTAATAATTTATATCCAAAATAGTTTATAGGCAGCGCCAAAAACATTATCAAGGCTAAATACAAATTTACATTTGCAATTAAAATTAAGCATACTAAGGCAACTAAAAACGAGGAAAATATCTGTATGTAGCCATTCATCATAAAGGAGTAGATGCTATTAACAGAGATTGATGCCCTCTCTAGTAAGTTCATAGCTCCTTTTTCGATTATACTGTCGTAGTTCATATTAAAAATGTTTTTTATGTATGAAATGAAATTGCCTTTGTTATACTCCTTTGCAAACTTTTCTCTAAAAATTGTGAATAGTATCGTTAGCAGTTTTGAGGCAAGTATAAGTAAGACTATGAATACTATCTTCTTCGTATCAAGCGGCGTGCCATTTGCCTTCCATAGCTGAATGAATATCGGGGCAAGTAGTGCTGATATCGATGAAAACAGTATCAATATAAACATGATTATAAAAAATTTTTTGTACTTCATAAGATCCTCCCTTGTAATGATTTAGCAAAATAAATTATTATTAATTGTATTATACCACCCACCCCTAAAATATACAAGCAATATCACTATATTAATACGAATATCTTATACTTTGCTTGTTTATTATAATCTTCTCTTATATAGTTGCAAAAGAAAACTGAGTAAGATCTCTTACTCAGTTTTCTTGTATTAATTAATATTAATTACTTTTCATTGCAAAGTCTAGGCTTATTGTGTTGTTAAGTATGTTCATATACTCTTTGTCTGTTACTAGTTCAAGCTTTAATTGCTCTTTGCCCTCTACTGTTACGTTCGATGCGTCTGCCCTAAGCTTAAATGTATCTTCGTCTATCTTATCTAAGACTGACTTGTATCCTTTCAAGCGCAATGTGATAAACTTATCGTTTGTATCTTTTAGTTCGAAGTCATCACTTAAGTTTACTAGCTCAAGGTTTGCAAGTGGCACCTTAATTTCTCTTTCTGCCTCTTCTTCTACTTCATAAGTAACGCTTATCTTAACGTTCTCATCAAGTAGTTCAACTCCCTTAGGTAGTATAGGCTTAACTATAAGCTCGCCGTCCTTAGGTTCGACTGCGTCGTTAACCTCTATCTTCTCTGTCTTGATTGAGCTAATGCCATCGATATCGTCTTGGCCTTTGATAACTAATTTTTGCGGATTAGTTTTGATATTAACTATCTTGTAATTACTTGGCAAATGGCTTACAAAATCTGTTTCGATAGGAACTGATTTTGTTTTATCTATCTGTGCATTGATATTAACCACTTGTGGATATAGGCTCACTTGATCTATCTGATTATCTTTTATATCTACCGCATATAATTTACTTGATATTGTAAATGTTTTATCCTTGTTTGTTAAATCTATCTCTGCGATGACTTTGTCTACCTTTGCTAAATAGCTTTCTGGTCCAGTCAATTTAACATTCTCCACGTCCATGGATATGTCGGAGAGAGCATGATTTTCTTTAACCTCGCCTTTTTGTCTTACCTCTATAGGTTTCTTATATGACTCGACGCTGTCAAGGTTGAATATAATCTCTGACGGTCCCACTGATGTAACTTGTAGTGTGTTGTACTGACCAATGATCTCTGCCTTAACGGGCACTCTTGCTTGTCCTGCGCTGTATCCTCTAAAGTCTATGGCTGCCTTGATGTTGTTTTCGTTTATATTGTCAAGTTCGCTCTTCTTACCTTTTACTTGAACTGAAACTTTTGCCTCATTTGGTCCAAGGTTAACAAGCTTTGTATTGTTAAGGTAGTCAAGGCTCTTAAACGCAACTGTTATGTTTCTATATGTCCTTGTTTCTTCTGGGTTAACAAGTCCCATAACATAGTACCAAAGGAAGATGGCAATGATGACTGAAACTACTTTTGCAATGATATTACTCTTGTTCTTGATCTTGAACTTCTTCATCTTGAACTTCATCTTTTGCCCTCCATTTGAATAATGTTTTTTCTTCGTTACTTTCTGGTAAGTAGACGCTTAATAGTTTTTCTCTAAGTGTGTTCTCGTCTAAGTATCTAGAGATAACACCTTCTTCTGCTGTGGAGATGGATCCTGTCTCTTCGGATACAATAACTGCAAGCGCGTCACTCATCTCTGTTACGCCAAGTGCTGCTCTGTGTCTTGTGCCAAGCTCTCTTGGTACGTTTTGATTGTCTGTAAGCGGCAAGAAGCACGCTGCGGCTCTGATCTTATCGCTCTTAATAACAACCGCTCCGTCGTGTAGAGGAGTGTTAGGTATAAAGATGTTGATAAGTAGGTCGCTTGAAACAAGGCCATCGATATCAGTACCTGTATCGACTATCTCATTAAGACCAGTCTTTCTCTCGATAACTATAAGTGCGCCTATCTTTTGTCTTGATAGTGATAGACAGGCGTCTACTATCTCGTTAACTGTTTTTGAAAAATTTTCTTTTTTAAACTCGGAAATTGATTTGGAAAAGAACTTCATCCTTCCTATATACTCAAGTCCACGTCTCAACTCTGGCTGAAATACAACAACTAAAGCGATAAGACCTACATTGAATAGGTTCTCGATTAACCACCTAAGTGTATATAGGTGAAAGACTTCACTTAGCTTTGTAACTATAAGCAAGGCCAAGAAGCCTTTTGTTAGCTGCTCGGCTCTTGTTTGCTTTACAAGCTTGTATAGTTGATATATTATAAGCGCGATAATTGTGATGTCGATAAGGTAGCTGAGTTTAAAATTTACAAATATATCGCTAATTTGTCCTAACATAGGTCCTCCTACATAAGTTCTTCAAACTTATCCATAAACTCGTTAAATGTATCTAAACTGTTTAGTATTGGGTCCTTCTTTGTCATATCTACTCCTGCTTCCTTAAGTATGTCGATTGGGTACTCGCTTGAGCCCTTTGATAAGAAGCCAAGGTATTTTTCCACTGCTCCTTCTTCTTTAGAAAGCACTTTTCTCGCAAATTCTG comes from Fenollaria sporofastidiosus and encodes:
- a CDS encoding U32 family peptidase; this translates as MLNKKTKVLSPVGTYEAFIAALKAGADEVYFGSENFNARRFAKGITDDEIKSMIELAKLYEIKLCMTVNIILDDKEVVDALFLIEHYKNMGVDAFIITDLGLISLVKKYLPGVEVHASTQLNIANLASIDWAIENGFQRAVIAREKDYRFLEKAAEKDIELEAFVHGALCYAVSGQCLMSSLIGERSGNRGTCAQPCRKMYDVYSEGRLLSEKVYAISEYDLNTLDSLDKLIGTVDSLKIEGRMKNPSYVYLVTKLYKDKILGFESEHKLDEVFNRGFTKGHILKDKMDNMLIKEKKHFEGGFELNDFSFAKKNISFDLKAKIGEKIILTLHYMNEEYTKESEYIVQKAKTASLDREKITDPIIKTGIDFLYVTEAVLDVDEDAFIPVKELKSLRRDLIEELLKKDFKGVNIDTKKKDILTPYENKKCAKQKIILRASSYKDLEGIDIDKVDTLSLYLNKENLTYLSKVNINKEVYTSNAASDEDLDEYYELLSQYKGDIDSIEISELGAYQKLKSFNKKFYVSYMMNVFNSEAAKYMSENNFSGFTYSLEMTLAQMEKIMNYGLETRLWAYGYPIVMMSKACPLANIRSDCDQRCETCPINKANELVYEDKERYKFRRENNYTKIYNSQKIFMLDKMDDMKKLGTTSIIIDLDNESDYKKINEYIDKINNGDGIDAIESFTRAHYYKRVL
- a CDS encoding cell division protein ZapA — its product is MPERVTVHINGRDFNIRSEYDEKYVSDIAYYVNKLIKDLLANNPRLDSLMATTLATVNVTDELFKAQKKLSEYESTPINKSQEYMDLNEAYQEALNKIEKLQEELNNKADELVKTKLNTEDLYQQLSRIKEGTNSQDADAKNTKIDNNSKNKNNNVK
- the pheT gene encoding phenylalanine--tRNA ligase subunit beta, with product MLLPIRWLKDYVNIDCDNKKLAEDITLTGSHVDGIVDSFKGLEGVITVKIKRIEKHPDADKLRVCYVDDGKGEVVIVTAAPNVKEGDIVPLATVGAIIAGGNKIEEHDFRGVVSYGMFCSLAELGYDTNVINKKVAEGVLILDEDTPIGKDIREVLALDEKVLDIEITPNRPDCLSVLGMAREAKATFNTDLKEPVYSEAKDSDDIKKYIKDITIDTKDCLRYCARVVKDVKIALSPLWMQQRLMESGVRPINNIVDITNYVMLELGEPLHAFDVNTIKTNEIHVKNAKEEKFTTLDEVERDLKPEDIVITDGSENLALGGIMGGLDSSITDATETIMLEGASFNRSQIRYTSKRLSLRTEASNRFEKGISPLMAKKAVDRAAYLIELLGVGTLVDGYYDIVNYEEKDEVIKSDPARINNLLGSDLSVETMLDNLSRLSIETKYEDGLLISKSPYYRTDLAIEEDIAEEVGRIYGFHNIEAKPIKSETSVGMLDYKRQIDKHIKTLLIGQGMDEILTYSFISPKNYDALNLKENHEFRKYIELINPLGEDFRAMRTTLIANMLKVLSLNINNMNEKGAFFEFGNTFEKEGSKYIENKTMSVGFYGYGDFYMIKDVLVKILEGLAIEDYEVKRSSETSIFHKGRSADFYVNGEKFASLGQVDYAVCDNFSIKTDVYVMELDLEKIYPLVNLERKYVKINKFPAVKRDYAIVIDDAVPFGDVKKEILSHGFDIVKDVQIFDVYKSDKLGADKKSLAFKIKYQGEKTLKDKDIQKVESEILASLEDKFAAILRK
- the pheS gene encoding phenylalanine--tRNA ligase subunit alpha, translated to MKEELLKIKGEAKALIEEAKDLKSLEELRVKFLGKKGDLTAILKKMGSLSAEERPVMGQLANEVREDIEALLKNKFDSLNALEREKRLDEETLDISIDKDIVSLGHEHPLIKVKEKLEDLFMRMGFKVIEGPEIETVENNFDLLNAPQDHPSRDMSDTFYIDKETLLRTQTSPVQIRAMKKYGAPLKMVSCGRTFRFDDVDNTHSPMFYQMEGLVVGENISLANLKFTIDQFVRELLGEKIQTRYRPHHFPFTEPSMEVDVTCHKCGGEGCEFCGGTGWSMELLGCGMVHPNVLRNCGIDPKKYSGFAFGFGVDRITMVSYGINDIRLLYENDQRFLDEF
- a CDS encoding TrmH family RNA methyltransferase; its protein translation is MRSSLITSKDNKIYKLINSLKKAKYRKKNSMFVLEGKRLVYEAIERCASIVYILINEDFDDEYISDKSYDIVRIENNLFKSLQDTVTSQGIIAVCKENINEEYDFDEKTVLYLEDIQDPGNLGTIIRSAASFDVRTLILSKNSCDVYNEKVLRASMGAIFLVDVHYEDLSIINKFKEHGYKVYSTSPRGKAIGYTDEKAFILMGNEGSGLTDEAFKMSDDTITIANTGRLESLNLAVASSIIIYERYLMQD